Genomic window (Actinomycetota bacterium):
GCCGAAGATCGGAGCATCGCCGACCCGTCCGGGAAGCTTCGCGAACACGCCGCCGGTGGACGAACCCGCGGCCAGCCGTCCCTCGTCGTCCAGCGCCACTGCGCCGACGGTGTCGACGTGCTCGGGTGATCCGTAAGCCTCGGGCGTCAGCGAGCCTGCGCGTCGCGCCTCCTCCCACCGCTGCCTCTCCTCGGGTGAGGTGTCCGGCAGCTGCTCCATGTCCCGCCCGAGCGTCACGGCGCCGTTACCCGTCACCAGCACGTGCGGCGTTCTTTCCATCACCCGGCGAGCGAGCGAGATGGGATGGCGCACCCGGACGTTCGCCACACCGCCGACGCGACCGGTCGCCCCACAGGCCAGCCCCGCGTCCATCTCGAGGATCCCTTCACTGTTCAGCACCGAGCCGTACCCGGCGTTGAAGCGCGGATCGTCCTCGAGTGCTCGGACCGCCAGCTCGACCGCGTCGAGGCGGTCGGTTGCGCCCGCGCCCGCGGCTACGAAAGCGTCGAGACAGATCGTCTCGGGTTTCGCGATGCCGGACACGCCGCCGTGCACATAGACGATCGTCACGGGCGACAACTTACGATGCGGCAATGTCGATCTATGTGGTGTCCGACCTCCACGGCGCCGTCGATGCGCTCCGC
Coding sequences:
- a CDS encoding isoaspartyl peptidase/L-asparaginase — its product is MTIVYVHGGVSGIAKPETICLDAFVAAGAGATDRLDAVELAVRALEDDPRFNAGYGSVLNSEGILEMDAGLACGATGRVGGVANVRVRHPISLARRVMERTPHVLVTGNGAVTLGRDMEQLPDTSPEERQRWEEARRAGSLTPEAYGSPEHVDTVGAVALDDEGRLAAGSSTGGVFAKLPGRVGDAPIFGAGLYASPEAAVLGTGVGETFLEELAVVRVAVLIERGAAPQEACEEIITLVGRRSTATAGLLALDREGRAGAAYRGGSWAVGGPAGALAATRLP